Proteins from a genomic interval of Lolium perenne isolate Kyuss_39 chromosome 1, Kyuss_2.0, whole genome shotgun sequence:
- the LOC127320805 gene encoding uncharacterized protein — translation MLPPLGDNPGFRQAAATRSSTSHSLNNVYLSYGTQVLPRIINQNKMVNLKTRKSMLKTWMMTMRDSAMGRSNGFDMAGFQQSKPVVTMSNSNGISTMYELADAQYWIG, via the exons ATGTTGCCACCACTAGGCGACAACCCTGGGTTCCGACAGGCTGCTGCAACCAGGTCGTCAACCTCCCACTCCCTCAACAATGTGTATTTGTCCTACGGAACCCAG GTTTTGCCAAGGATAATAAACCAAAATAAGATGGTGAATCTAAAGACACGAAAGAGTATGTTGAAGACTTGGATGATGACCATGAG AGATTCTGCTATGGGGAGAAGCAATGGTTTTGATATGGCTGGGTTTCAGCAGAGTAAACCAGTAGTCACAATGAGTAATAGCAATGGGATCAGTACCATGTATGAGTTAGCTGACGCACAATACTGGATCGGTTGA